The sequence ATCTCAACGTTGTTTCATTGCAAAATATATTTTCATCCTTACTCCAGCAAAATAAAGTGTTATCTCCTACATTTAATTTTTCGAACTGAAAATTATTTTTATCTTTTGGTGCAAAGCCAAGTTCACAAACCTTAGTTTCTTGCTTAGCCATTGCTGACAGTATTTCTTGTAAAGTAGCTTGGGTACTTCCAAAAATGTCGTAGCATATCATTTTTTCACCATCATACTCTACAACAACTGCTACATCATATATAGGAAGATAATATACATTGTCCTTCATAAATTGTCCACAATAAAACATTAGTATGCCTGTATTATTAGTTAATGTTAGTTCTGAAAATTGATTTGTCAAAGCGTACTTTCCATATAATAATTCTCTATCTGATTCAGAATCCATATTCAATTTTTTAATTTCTGCTTGTACAAAGTTTATCTTTGCTTTAGCCTCATACTCTTGCTCATTAACAAAACCAAACTTAGGATAAAAGTCTAAAACTGTATTATTGGCATAAAGATATAACCCATCACACTTATCTTTCCATTCTTCTAATATCTTTTCTATAAGCCATCTACTTAATCCTTGTTTGCGGTAATGTTCATCAGTCATTACTGTACCTAACTGAACAAACAATCTTTTTTGATTTATATAATTTACCCACATAGTATTTACAGAAACATTTGCTACAACTTTATTTCCATCCATAAGTACATATGGAATGTAATCATCTTGCCAGTAACCAAGCAGATACCAAGCTTCAAAATCAATCCAATGTACCTTTTTCGCAAGTTCATTAAAACTATGTCTTATAGAAGTATCAAGCCTTACTTTGTTTGTATAAAAATATTCTTTTCCATTAATTTTTACTTGCACAATAAATTCCCCTTCTATTATCAAAGTTGTTATATAAAAAACTATATGATACATTACAAAACTATAAAATGAAATATAAGAAACTGATGGATTTATAGTATTTTTTGTTCTATAGTTCTCTTTGAAAAGCCATGGTATCCAAGTTTAAATTCTTCTTCTAATCCTAATACACCTTTTGTTTTCCAGCAATTCACAAGATAGAACATTCCGCACATACAAGCATATTTTTCTTCATAGTTACCAAATATAGCATCATATAGAAACCTCTTTTGTTCAATAGCATCTGTAGCTCTTAGCGCTGATTTCATTATCTGCATATTTTTATCCTTTACTTTCTTCCACTTTTCGTTGTTCCAGTCAATTTCATCAATTTCTTTATTCTCAAAAGATATTAGATGTGCAAACCCTTCATGAAAAGTATTTGCGTCAAGATTAGTTAAATAATCATTGCTTTGTGTATCATCATCAATACCTTTAATTGTGGCTCCTATACATATATGACATAACTCATGAGTCAACAAGTTATGGACTAAACTTGAAATATCACATGTTCCTTCATACTTTGTCCATATACCTAAATCTAAAATGACATTATTATATCCATCAGGTGCCTTTAAAACCGTAGCATCATTAGGTTCTGGAAAGCCCACAATAAGGTTTACTGTAACTTCATGTATAATTTTCTCCCAATCTGGAAATAACATATCCCATATTTTTGAATTACATGGTACAAAATCCTCTATAATTTCTTTAATTTTCTCAAAAATCCGTTGCACTGATTTTATATGCTCACGCTTATATGATGGTTCCACGAACATGTGCCCTT comes from Clostridium sp. TW13 and encodes:
- a CDS encoding GNAT family N-acetyltransferase, yielding MQVKINGKEYFYTNKVRLDTSIRHSFNELAKKVHWIDFEAWYLLGYWQDDYIPYVLMDGNKVVANVSVNTMWVNYINQKRLFVQLGTVMTDEHYRKQGLSRWLIEKILEEWKDKCDGLYLYANNTVLDFYPKFGFVNEQEYEAKAKINFVQAEIKKLNMDSESDRELLYGKYALTNQFSELTLTNNTGILMFYCGQFMKDNVYYLPIYDVAVVVEYDGEKMICYDIFGSTQATLQEILSAMAKQETKVCELGFAPKDKNNFQFEKLNVGDNTLFCWSKDENIFCNETTLRFPELSHA
- a CDS encoding DUF5700 domain-containing putative Zn-dependent protease, with the protein product MKINSDIVCDYIDGKSIDYYKEQWFFQQQGHMFVEPSYKREHIKSVQRIFEKIKEIIEDFVPCNSKIWDMLFPDWEKIIHEVTVNLIVGFPEPNDATVLKAPDGYNNVILDLGIWTKYEGTCDISSLVHNLLTHELCHICIGATIKGIDDDTQSNDYLTNLDANTFHEGFAHLISFENKEIDEIDWNNEKWKKVKDKNMQIMKSALRATDAIEQKRFLYDAIFGNYEEKYACMCGMFYLVNCWKTKGVLGLEEEFKLGYHGFSKRTIEQKIL